Proteins encoded together in one Ipomoea triloba cultivar NCNSP0323 chromosome 4, ASM357664v1 window:
- the LOC116016433 gene encoding DNA mismatch repair protein PMS1: MEGGAASSSHSPTIKPINKGVVHRICAGQVILDLSSAVKELVENSLDAGATSIEVALKDYGGESFQVIDNGCGISPHNFKVLALKHHTSKLSDFPDLQSLTTFGFRGEALSSLCALGDLTVETRTRNEPVATHLIFNHSGLLIEETKTARQVGTTVTIKKLFSNLPVRSKEFHRNIRKEYGKLITLLNAYALIAKGVRLLCTNITGRNTKSVVLKTQGNGSLKDNIIAVFGMSTFSCLEPVKVCVQDGCTIDGFISKSGNGSGRNSGDRQFFFVNGRPVDMPKISKLVNELYRAANSKQFPIAIMDFIISPRAYDVNVTPDKRKIFFSDECSILRSLREALEKIYSPDLASYSVNTLEDITQEKHNLKSYAHHGRLELRLKQKFSDCTVPDRQSDSREKSADAEILRTVEEDISSSPDAVIIQNNEVSPTTKDFRLRFHCTEKNSQHCGSPEKQLMDLTSDVTDNYALLCPRSMEKGSNKGASFMGRSNIMQSSLTKFVTVNKRKHDSISSPLSEVPLLRNGTIQSTENNSAKHNTFSRPAEDYNMVDDSDESNKNRAESPALSKLDKILNHMKNVIPNTDRKPQGENIEERKGEKKELPSTGSELDASSSKYFPDVSEDKTDTTPQQPCGVSSDSQKVSSDPKIGPTMQFSFKDLMKRRKQRLARLQLNATASRHMEMQRGYAAASLELSQPLNEEGKTKALAAATSELERLFRKESFAQMKVIGQFNLGFIIGKLDQDLFIVDQHAADEKYNYERLSESTILNQQPLLRPLKMDLSPEEEIVVSMNMDTIRKNGFSLEEDLHAPPGLRFNLKAVPFSKNITFGVADVKELISILAGSQEDCHIMLSYRKDTSDSICPPRVRAMLASRACRSSVMIGDPLGRNEMQKILEHLAHLKSPWNCPHGRPTMRHLIDLTTVHKRLDPDPTL, encoded by the exons ATGGAGGGAGGAGCAGCTTCGTCTTCCCATTCCCCAACCATCAAGCCCATCAACAAGGGCGTCGTTCACCGGATTTGTGCTGGCCAAGTCATTCTCGACCTTTCCTCTGCCGTCAAGGAGCTGGTGGAGAACAGCTTAGACGCCGGCGCCACCAGCATCGAGGTTGCCCTCAAAGACTACGGCGGCGAATCATTCCAGGTCATCGACAATGGTTGCGGCATTTCTCCTCACAATTTTAAG GTTCTCGCTCTGAAGCATCATACATCAAAGCTATCAGATTTCCCTGACCTTCAGAGTTTAACTACTTTTGGGTTCAGAGGGGAGGCATTGAGTTCCCTTTGTGCTTTAGGGGATTTAACTGTAGAGACAAGAACTAGGAATGAACCAGTAGCAACACACTTAATTTTCAATCATTCTGGGCTTCTAATAGAAGAAACAAAGACGGCACGGCAAGTTGGTACCACAGTCACCATTAAGAAGTTATTCTCCAATTTACCTGTGAGAAGTAAGGAGTTTCATCGCAACATTCGCAAGGAATATGGGAAGCTTATCACTTTGTTGAAT GCCTATGCTCTGATTGCTAAAGGAGTTAGATTGCTTTGCACCAACATAACTGGAAGAAACACTAAGTCTGTAGTACTAAAGACACAAGGAAATGGATCCCTGAAAGATAACATCATAGCAGTATTTGGTATGAGCACCTTTTCCTGTTTAGAGCCTGTTAAAGTATGTGTACAAGATGGTTGCACAATTGATGGCTTCATTTCCAAGAGTGGAAATGGAAGTGGGCGGAATTCGGGAGACCGGCAATTCTTCTTTGTAAATGGTCGGCCAGTAGATATGCCCAAAATCAGCAAACTCGTGAATGAACTGTATAGAGCTGCAAACAGCAAGCAATTTCCAATTGCAATAATGGACTTCATAATTTCACCTAGAGCCTATGATGTCAATGTAACTCctgacaaaagaaaaatatttttttctgatGAATGCTCCATATTGCGCTCCTTAAGAGAAGCTTTAGAAAAGATATATTCACCTGACCTTGCTAGCTATTCTGTGAATACATTAGAGGATATTACACAAGAAAAACATAATTTGAAGTCTTATGCCCATCATGGGAGGTTAGAGCTAAGATTAAAGCAAAAATTTTCTGATTGCACTGTTCCAGACAGACAATCAGACAGCAGAGAAAAATCTGCAGATGCTGAGATTTTGAGAACAGTAGAGGAGGACATTAGCAGTTCTCCTGATGCAGTGATTATTCAGAATAATGAGGTCAGTCCAACAACAAAGGACTTTAGGCTAAGATTTCATTGTACAGAGAAAAATAGTCAACACTGTGGGAGTCCTGAGAAGCAACTTATGGATCTGACAAGTGATGTGACTGATAATTATGCTTTGCTATGTCCAAGATCTATGGAAAAAGGCAGTAACAAAGGGGCAAGTTTCATGGGTCGGTCAAATATTATGCAGTCTTCACTTACCAAATTTGTTACAGTGAACAAGAGAAAGCATGACAGTATTAGTTCACCTCTGTCTGAAGTACCATTACTCAGAAATGGAACTATCCAATCAACAGAAAACAATTCTGCAAAACACAACACATTCTCAAGACCTGCAGAGGACTATAATATGGTTGATGATTCTGATGAATCTAACAAAAATAGGGCAGAATCTCCAGCTTTGTCTAAATTGGACAAAATCCTTAATCATATGAAGAATGTGATTCCCAACACAGACAGAAAACCCCAAGGAGAAAACATAGAG GAAAGAAAAGGTGAAAAGAAAGAGTTGCCTTCTACTGGTTCTGAATTAGACGCTTCATCTAGCAAGTACTTTCCAGATGTGTCAGAAGACAAAACAGATACCACACCACAACAACCTTGTGGTGTATCATCTGATTCTCAAAAGGTTTCTTCTGACCCAAAGATTGGTCCTACCATGCAATTTAGTTTTAAAGACTTGATGAAAAGAAGGAAACAGAGACTGGCAAGATTACAACTCAACGCTACTGCCTCTAGACACATGGAAATGCAAAG GGGTTATGCTGCAGCATCACTGGAGCTTTCTCAACCGCTTAACGAAGAGGGCAAGACAAAAGCTTTGGCTGCTGCAACCTCTGAGTTGGAAAGGCTGTTCAGGAAAGAAAGCTTTGCTCAAATGAAG GTCATTGGGCAATTCAATCTTGGATTTATCATTGGCAAGTTAGATCAAGACCTTTTTATAGTTGATCAG CATGCTGCAGATGAAAAATATAACTATGAACGCTTGTCAGAGTCAACAATTTTAAACCAGCAACCTTTGCTTCG GCCCTTGAAGATGGATTTATCTCCTGAAGAGGAAATAGTTGTTTCCATGAACATGGACACTATAAG GAAAAATGGGTTTTCCTTGGAAGAAGATTTGCATGCTCCTCCTGGGCTTCGCTTCAATCTAAAAGCCGTTCCTTTCAGTAAAAACATAACTTTTGGAGTTGCAG ATGTGAAGGAACTAATTTCTATTCTTGCTGGTAGCCAAGAAGACTGTCATATTATGCTTAGTTACAGAAAGGATACATCTGATTCAATTTGCCCCCCTAGAGTACGTGCAATGTTGGCATCACGAGCTTGCAGATCATCCGTTATGATTGGAGATCCATTGGGGAGAAATGAGATGCAAAAG ATACTCGAGCATTTGGCACACTTGAAGTCTCCATGGAACTGTCCGCATGGAAGACCAACGATGCGTCACTTGATTGACTTGACCACTGTACATAAAAGGTTAGATCCAGATCCAACATTGTGA
- the LOC116016434 gene encoding thiamine pyrophosphokinase 1, translating to MELMTHSSSFLLPTPPADDNGPALTYALVVLNQSLPRFTPLLWKAAQLHVCADGGANRVYDELPHVFPHEDASDVRKRYKPDVIKGDMDSIRSEVRDFYTGLGSKVVDESHDQDTTDLHKCVAYIHDLSHMKTTNLCILVVGALGGRFDHEMGNINVLYRFATTRIVFLSDDCLIQLLPNTHHHKIHIQSVEGPHCGLVPIGMPSGRTTTTGLKWNLANTEMRFGSLISTSNIVQEDVVTVQSESNLLWTVSIKMP from the exons ATGGAGCTAATGACTCATTCCTCCTCCTTTCTCCTCCCGACTCCTCCGGCCGACGACAACGGCCCGGCTCTAACGTACGCACTTGTCGTCCTCAACCAAAGCCTCCCTCGATTCACTCCTCTGCTCTGGAA AGCAGCACAGCTCCATGTCTGCGCCGATGGTGGAGCCAATAGAGTGTATGATGAATTGCCTCACGTCTTCCCTCATGAAGACGCATCTGATGTTCGCAAGAG GTACAAACCAGATGTCATAAAAGGGGACATGGATTCAATCCGAAGTGAAGTTCGAGACTTTTATACTGGCCTC GGCTCAAAAGTTGTTGATGAATCTCATGATCAAGACACCACAGATTTGCATAAATGTGTTGCTTATATTCATGACTTATCTCACATGAAAACCACGAAT TTGTGCATTCTCGTTGTTGGAGCACTTGGTGGAAGATTTGACCATGAGATGGGAAACATCAATGTTCTCTATCGATTTGCAACCACAAGAATAGTTTTTCTGTCTGATGATTGCCTCATCCAACTTCTTCCAAATACCCATCACCATAAGATTCATATCCAATCTGTTGAAGGCCCACATTGTGGTCTCGTTCCCATTGGAATGCCTTCTGGGAGAACCACAACCACTGGGCTCAAGTGGAATCTAG CTAATACTGAAATGAGGTTTGGCAGTCTAATCAGCACCTCAAATATTGTCCAAGAAGATGTAGTTACTGTGCAATCGGAATCTAATCTTCTTTGGACAGTCTCTATCAAAATGCCATGA